GCGGGAATCACCGTGCAGCAGATCCGCCAGCTCGAGGATCTCGACGCTGTGTTGCCGCTGATGCCGGATTCGATCGCCGCCATTTACCGTGCGTACGATACCGAGGCCTTCTATGCGCAGCATGACGCGCGAATCGGGTCTGTGATCCGGCTGCTCGACTCCCTCAACGGGTGTGTTCCACCCGGTTTCCAATTCGATTCCCTGGTCATCGACCATTCTGCGGCATCCTTCGGCCTGGCGGGCCGCATCCATCACACCTTTGCCATATCCAGCAGCTATTTTTTTCTGTTTCAGGATGCGCGCGTGCTCAGGTCCGTCGTATTCCACGAATTTGGGCATGTGATGTACGACCTTCTCCCCGCGGCGGTCAAGGACACACTTACTCATGTGTGGGACACCCTCGGCCGTGCATCCCTGCTGTATCTTTTTACGGACGGCGAATACTCCCACAACGCAAAATTCGGCGGTCATCCGTACGACAGTCCCGCGGAATTGTTTGCTTCGACCTACAACCTTCTCCACAATAATCTGGAAGAGCTCGACGCCCGCGTTCAGTACATCGATGAAGGCGCATTTTGGACTGTGCGACGACTCCTCGCTCTGGTATTGCTCGAGACCCCTGTTTGAATGTACACGTGATGAAACTGTTCGTGTGAGGGAGCGCGTGGACGGAAATAAAGGGGGCGGTGTTGACGCACCGCCCTGCAAACCGAAGAATTTTGGTGAACCCAGATCGGGAGATTCTGCGTTTGCCGAGCAAATGTAGCGGACGCTCACGCCACATGCAATGAGGCGCGCGCTGAACAGCGCGCGGTCGTAACACCTTTCTCACGCATTCCACACTGCACGCTGTCTGAACGGTAACACGGCGCCGCTAGTTTGGTGGACGCGTGCATGCTCAGCAACCCCGCCTATGCACAGCCCATCTCCCATCCAATAATATCGAAGAGTATGATGCTGAATTTTCCGCGATTGATTGCCATCGCACTGATAAGTATGACCGCCACAGCATCCGCGCAGACAGGGTCGTTGACGGGAACAGTGCGCGACGCGCACAGCGGTGAGGTCCTCATCGGCGCAAATATCCTTGTGGTAGAGAGTCGGAAGGGCGCGTCGAGCGATCTCGACGGCAAGTTCCTGATCCGCGGTCTTCAACCGGGCACGTATACTGTGAGGGCGACGTACGTCGGCTACAGACAGAAGACCATAACCGCTGTCACCGTTCTGTATCAACAGCAGAGGACACTCGATATCCTGCTGGACGAGGCGACGGTGCAGACGCAGGAGGTGGTGGTCACGGGAGAAAGACAGACCAACACCGATGCCGCGGTGCTTGCCGCGCGGAAACGTTCCGCCACGATTGCGGACGGCATCAGCGCCGAACAGGTGAAACTGACACCCGACGCCACGACGGGCGACGCGCTCCGCCGTGTGACGGGCATCTCGCTCGTCGACAACAAGTTCATCTTTGTACGCGGCGTGACCGACCGATACAACTCCGCCATGCTCAACGGCGTCTCGGTCACCAGCACCGACACCGACAGCGATAAAAAAAGTTTTTCCTTCGATCTGGTCCCGTCGAACCTCGTGGAAAACACGATGGTGACCAAGACCGCAACGCCGGATCTGCCCGCCGATTTTACGGGAGGACTCGTGCAGATCAACACGCTCGACTTCCCCGACAAACCGATCGTCAAGCTGAGTTTTTCCTCGTCGTACAACGAGCTTGCAAATCTCCGCACAGTGAACATGTCGCAGGGAGGAGGCAGCGATTGGACGGGATTCGACGACGGTACGCGCGATTTCCCGTCGGGGAATTTCACGTCGCACAATCTGGCGCAATCCCTCCCGAACAACTGGGCGCAGCAACAGAAACGTTCGCCGATGAACATGTCCATGAACCTGTCCTACGGCAACCGACTGGTGTTGAACGACGAGGCGGATCAACTCGGCTACATAGCCGCGCTGTCGTATCGCAACGGGTATTCGCGCAGCAATCTCCATTATTCATACACACGAGCGGGCACACATATTTACAGCGGCGGCGGGCCCAAGGATGTCGCCTCGGTGCAGTGGGGCGGGCTGTTCAACCTGAGTTTCAAGGTCGGGGGCAATCACAAATTCAGTTTCAAGAACAACTTCAACCAGTCCGCCGACGACAAGGCGTCCGCCTACCGTATCGTCGATGAGAACGAGAACGACCGTGCAGTACACGTGACGGAGTGGGATCAGCGGTCGATGCTTGTGTCGCAACTCAGCGGGACCCATCATTTTCCGGACGTGTCCGGTCTCGATGTCAACTGGCGACTGTCATACACATCGTCCACATCGAAACGTCCGGATCGTAAAACCTACATCTATTCGAAAAACATCCGGGCACCGGAGAGCGAAATGTATCTCGAGCGTGGCGACCGGTCGTGGGCGAACCTCGACGAGTTTTCTCGCGGGGGCGGTTTCGACGCGCAGCTTCCCATTGCGGGCGTCAAATTAAAGGCCGGAGCCTTGATCGAGAAGCGTGAACGCTACTTCGACATTAAGTTTTTCCTCGCCGAACTCGAGCGCGGCAGCAATGCGTGGAATCTGCTCGGCCTGCCCATCGGCCAGGTGTTCAACCCCGACAATTTCGGAGCCGGCAAACTTGTGATGACGCGGCTTTCGGACAAGCGCGATGTGTATTCGGGGGAACAGACGCTTGTTGCATCGTACGGCATGCTCGACATCCCTCTGTCGGGATTCGTGTCATTCTCCGGCGTGTCGCCGTTCCTCGAGGATGTGCGCCTCGCGGGAGGAGTTCGTGTGGAAAATTCGGAACAGCGTGTGAATACCATCAGTCCGTTCAGCACCGACGAGGCGTTTATCGCGCGTGTCAAGAACGTCGACATCCTGCCTTCGGCGAATCTGACATTTGTCCTCAATCAATTGCTGAATCTCCGTTTCGCCGCAAGCCAGTCCGTGAACCGGCCCGAATTCCGTGAACTCTCGAGTTTCTACTTCTACGACTACAGCATTTACGAGGGCACATTCGGCAATCCACTGCTGCAGCGCGCGCTGTCGCGCAACTACGATGCGCGTGTAGAGTACTTCCCCGGACCGGGCGAAGTGGTGGCATTCAGTGTCTTTCACAAGCGTATCACAAACGCGATAGAACAGCGGATTCTCCCTTCATCAAATCCCGAACGCACCTGGTTCAATTCGCGCTTCGGCGTTAACGAGGGATGGGAACTCGAGGTGCGGAAGTCGCTCGATTTCCTGGGCGCGTACGGCACGAATTTCAGCGTCACCGGCAATTACACGCGCATCCGATCCGCCATTGAGTACCAGCAGGGCTACAAGGTCGACATGGGCGGCGGTGTGTATCTGGACGAATACCGGACGGAGACACGCGAGATGCAGGGACAGTCGCCATACATGTTGAACTTCTCGCTGCTCTTCCGCGAACCCGCGCTCGGCACCACGATCAACCTCCTGTACAACCAGTTCGGCAGCCGTCTCGACGCCGTGGGTGACGAGAGGGCGCTGGACGTGTACGAGGAAGCGCGCGGGGCGTTCGATCTGACAATCACGCAACCGGTCATCGCGCGCCTCGACGCAAAATTCACAGCAAAGGAGTTGTTTGTCGTAAATCCGGAGCGCACGGATCGGGAGTCCGGTGACAGGTCAAACGAGCGCCGTTTCACGACACGCGAGGGCAACGAGTACAAGCGCATACTCACAGAGCCAACGTACTCGTTGCAGCTTTCATACACATTCTGAACCGGCGAACATCGAATCCGAACGCGCGCCGCACCGCGGCCTTACACCCGCGGCCTAGTTTTGTGTCCATGTTTGACGGATACAGCCGTACGCAACAACCGACAACCCGCGTCCACCAACATATAGATGTCGGCAACAAACCGTGGAAACCGTGAATGGCAGGGTGTTGACGCACCCGATAATCGACCGCAGCAAACGAAGAATTGGTGAACCCAGAAACCACAGTGGAGATTCAAAATGAGGAAAATATTTTCTGTTGCCCTGTTCGTTGCGCTTCTTGCGGTATCGCAGGCAGTGGCGCAACCGACAGTGATTCTCGGCCCGGGCCTCGGCGCCGGCCGTACCGTGTACCATCAGACCGGCAATCGCACGCTCGATGCCGACACGACATACATCCTGACCGGTCTGTATTTCGTGGACTCGACCTATAGTCTGACGATCGAGCCCGGCACGATCATCCGCGGCGACACCGCGGCGACACTGATTATCGGTCGCGGCGCGACGATCAATGCAAACGCGACCTCGTCGAATCCGATCGTGTTTACGAGTCTGAAACCGATCGGTTTCCGTGCTCCAGGCGACTGGGGCGGCTTGGTGATACTCGGCAACGCGCCGTCAAATCAGGTGAATCCGCTCATCGAAGGCGGTATCATCCCCGGATCCTACGGTGGGTCCAACCCGAACGACAATTCCGGAACCTTTCGCTATGTGCGCATCGAGTACCCCGGATACCGATTCCAGCTCAACAACGAGGTGAACGGACTGACGATGGGTGGTGTCGGCCGCGGCACGACCATCGAGTACGTGCAGGTCAGCTATTCGTTCGATGATTCCTTCGAATGGTTCGGCGGCACGGTGAACGCCCGCTACCTCGTGGCTTTCGGCGGCACGGATGATGAATTCGACACGGACTTCGGCTACCAGGGATTTGGACAGTTTTTATTCGGTCTGAAAGATCCCGCGTACTGGGATCCGACAGGCGAGACCAATGGTTTCGAAACAGACAACGAGGGATCGGCGAGCTACAAGGTGCCGCGCACCATGCCCCGTTTTTCGAACGTGACACTCGTGGGCGCGAAACGAGTCGATTCCGTGTCCATGTTCAGCGGAAACAAGTTCCAGTACAGCGCTGTGGTTCGTCGCGGCACGATGTTTTCGTTCTACAACTCCGCCATACTCGGTTATCCCGGCGGACTGTCGCTGCGCGACTCCATCACCTTCCGCTCCGCCCTCAACGATTCACTGCAGATTCGCACAAGCAGCATTGCGGCCTACGATGGAACCACATACCCTGTGATCCACGCGTCCGGCGCGGCTGGTTTCTTCACATTGACCGCGCTGCAGAGCTGGTTCAACAACGCGGCGTACAACAATCTGGGCGGTTCGGCCGCGCGTACAGCAAGCGCCATCGGACTTGTGGATCTGAATAATCTGAATAATCCCGATCCGCGACCGGGCGTCTCCACCGAACTTGCCACAGCCGGCACCGAGTTTTCCGTTCCGCGCGGCTGGGCCGGGACGAATTTCTCCTTCGATTCGACGACATACCGCGGCGCGTTTAATCCGGCGCTCGGCATGAATGCGCAGTGGACGTCGGGCTGGACGAATTTCGATCCGCAGAACACACACTACATGAACACCGGCTGGAATCTAGTCTCGGTGCCGCGTGTCCCCGCGTCGTTCGACGCGACGTCGCTGTTCCCGACACGCGCCTTGAGCGACGTGTGGGCCTTCAGCAGCGGGTACACCAGCGCCACGACGCTGTCGAACGGTCCCGGCTATTGGGCCTATTACAGCGCCCCGAAGGCGAATCCCATTTCCGGCGGCGTCATCGCCACACCGCTGACACTTGCCACCACCACCGGTGCGGGCTGGGTGCTCATCGGTTGCAAGTCGACACCGGTCAGCACCTCGGCACTGTCCGTGACGGGTGCGGGCGTCGGTTCCGACTATTACGGATTCACGGGTTCCGGGTATTCCGCCGTGACGACGCTTGAACCGGGCCGCGCGTACTGGGTGTACGTGACCGGCGCGACCACCATTTCCATTCCTTAACAAGAACATACATCCCTTTTGGAGACAATGATGATACGCAAGTTCATTGGAGCAGCGTTCCTCCTCGCCTTTCTGGCTACGGCCGCGCAGGCGCAGGTGGCATATAAACTCACCATTACGATCGGCACAGGCACCACCACACAGAACCTCGAACTCGGCATCAACGATGGCGGCGCGAGTTATCCCGCCAGCAGCAACGGCGTCGATACCGCCGCTGCATTCGGCGCAAACGGCAGTGTGGGCACGGCCGGCTTCCGCGAAAGTCTTGCGCCTCCCGCGCCTCCCGCACCCTTCGATCTCGACGCAAAATTCCTGAGCATGCCCGGCAGCCCCTCCACATTCCCGGCCGGTCTCGGCGCAGGCACCTTCCGCAACTTTCGCGCTTTTGTCAACTCGAGCACGGTCGACACCTTCCGCATCAAGATCTCGGGTGACGGCGGTTCGTGGGAAAACAACGGCGGCACGATTTCCTGGCCGTCCGGCCTGAACGCCTATGGCTCGTCATGGACCATACAGCCGCGCACAGGCACCGCATTTGCGGCAACAAACATGCTCACCAGCACATCGGTGACAGTGCCGGCCGGAAACAACCCGGTGGAAGTGTACATCATCAAAGTTGGCCAGATTGCTCCGAGCCCCGGGCCCACGTTCTCGGCCTCGCCGAATCCGCTCGCATTCGGATCGCGCAATGTGAACACCACGACAGACCTCGTCCTCACCGTCTCGAATCCCGGTACCGTGAACGCACTGAACGTGACGGCTGTAGACACGACGCTCGGCGGGCAGAGCTTCTTCTGGGTTGGCACC
The Ignavibacteriota bacterium DNA segment above includes these coding regions:
- a CDS encoding carboxypeptidase-like regulatory domain-containing protein, which encodes MTATASAQTGSLTGTVRDAHSGEVLIGANILVVESRKGASSDLDGKFLIRGLQPGTYTVRATYVGYRQKTITAVTVLYQQQRTLDILLDEATVQTQEVVVTGERQTNTDAAVLAARKRSATIADGISAEQVKLTPDATTGDALRRVTGISLVDNKFIFVRGVTDRYNSAMLNGVSVTSTDTDSDKKSFSFDLVPSNLVENTMVTKTATPDLPADFTGGLVQINTLDFPDKPIVKLSFSSSYNELANLRTVNMSQGGGSDWTGFDDGTRDFPSGNFTSHNLAQSLPNNWAQQQKRSPMNMSMNLSYGNRLVLNDEADQLGYIAALSYRNGYSRSNLHYSYTRAGTHIYSGGGPKDVASVQWGGLFNLSFKVGGNHKFSFKNNFNQSADDKASAYRIVDENENDRAVHVTEWDQRSMLVSQLSGTHHFPDVSGLDVNWRLSYTSSTSKRPDRKTYIYSKNIRAPESEMYLERGDRSWANLDEFSRGGGFDAQLPIAGVKLKAGALIEKRERYFDIKFFLAELERGSNAWNLLGLPIGQVFNPDNFGAGKLVMTRLSDKRDVYSGEQTLVASYGMLDIPLSGFVSFSGVSPFLEDVRLAGGVRVENSEQRVNTISPFSTDEAFIARVKNVDILPSANLTFVLNQLLNLRFAASQSVNRPEFRELSSFYFYDYSIYEGTFGNPLLQRALSRNYDARVEYFPGPGEVVAFSVFHKRITNAIEQRILPSSNPERTWFNSRFGVNEGWELEVRKSLDFLGAYGTNFSVTGNYTRIRSAIEYQQGYKVDMGGGVYLDEYRTETREMQGQSPYMLNFSLLFREPALGTTINLLYNQFGSRLDAVGDERALDVYEEARGAFDLTITQPVIARLDAKFTAKELFVVNPERTDRESGDRSNERRFTTREGNEYKRILTEPTYSLQLSYTF
- a CDS encoding T9SS C-terminal target domain-containing protein is translated as MRKIFSVALFVALLAVSQAVAQPTVILGPGLGAGRTVYHQTGNRTLDADTTYILTGLYFVDSTYSLTIEPGTIIRGDTAATLIIGRGATINANATSSNPIVFTSLKPIGFRAPGDWGGLVILGNAPSNQVNPLIEGGIIPGSYGGSNPNDNSGTFRYVRIEYPGYRFQLNNEVNGLTMGGVGRGTTIEYVQVSYSFDDSFEWFGGTVNARYLVAFGGTDDEFDTDFGYQGFGQFLFGLKDPAYWDPTGETNGFETDNEGSASYKVPRTMPRFSNVTLVGAKRVDSVSMFSGNKFQYSAVVRRGTMFSFYNSAILGYPGGLSLRDSITFRSALNDSLQIRTSSIAAYDGTTYPVIHASGAAGFFTLTALQSWFNNAAYNNLGGSAARTASAIGLVDLNNLNNPDPRPGVSTELATAGTEFSVPRGWAGTNFSFDSTTYRGAFNPALGMNAQWTSGWTNFDPQNTHYMNTGWNLVSVPRVPASFDATSLFPTRALSDVWAFSSGYTSATTLSNGPGYWAYYSAPKANPISGGVIATPLTLATTTGAGWVLIGCKSTPVSTSALSVTGAGVGSDYYGFTGSGYSAVTTLEPGRAYWVYVTGATTISIP